One window from the genome of Bdellovibrio sp. NC01 encodes:
- a CDS encoding HAMP domain-containing sensor histidine kinase has protein sequence MITKPLFRKNYLPFASIVLVFVMIGFASSYLYTRYEKSQMIIRPSPFLRHIMGDLDQDPMVSVPKMRASMDGTEPFRFYLINKEGQNLLDDGKLLEQPLAEDQLEEILSGQPVQIRLNTESIYKNLDISKTTKDNVFFVTAFKAPVNRPSHLMWITVGSLAACALISVAVALFYQFSKYRERALEALEVLAKMKHGNLSARMPTKKFEDLAPLVDAFNQMADDVEHLVENMRKSDHARRQLLQDLAHDLRTPLASLKTFLETLKTADKRLSEEKRHEVVSLCFTEVEYFGNLVEDLLFLAQITEPKYSLGTEEIHLIERVQEQIHVFKTRYPKLSFEIRTNLDPDKTIVIGSTKLIDRMLRNAFENSSSFAKGKVIVDLQQQGAKLVVSIQDDGPGFSERALKEFGYKKASRVLSGDSDNKRISVGIGSVIMREIVQLHSGELRAENVLNQDQVLGSKVSFTLPRV, from the coding sequence ATGATCACGAAGCCGTTATTTAGAAAGAACTATCTGCCCTTCGCATCGATCGTCTTGGTGTTCGTGATGATTGGCTTTGCGTCGTCGTACTTGTACACGCGTTACGAAAAAAGTCAGATGATCATCCGCCCGTCTCCGTTCCTACGCCACATCATGGGCGACCTTGATCAAGATCCTATGGTCTCAGTTCCTAAGATGAGAGCCTCGATGGATGGAACAGAGCCATTCCGCTTCTATTTGATCAATAAAGAAGGTCAGAATCTGCTGGATGACGGCAAACTGCTGGAACAACCTCTTGCCGAAGATCAGCTTGAAGAGATCCTCTCAGGTCAACCCGTACAAATCCGTTTGAATACGGAAAGTATTTATAAAAATCTCGACATCTCAAAAACCACGAAAGACAACGTCTTTTTCGTGACAGCCTTTAAAGCCCCCGTGAATCGCCCATCGCATTTGATGTGGATCACGGTTGGAAGTTTAGCGGCATGTGCGCTTATCTCTGTGGCCGTCGCCTTGTTCTATCAGTTCTCGAAATATCGTGAACGCGCCTTGGAAGCTTTGGAAGTTTTGGCGAAAATGAAGCACGGAAATCTTTCCGCGCGTATGCCGACAAAAAAATTCGAAGACTTGGCTCCCCTGGTGGATGCTTTCAATCAAATGGCTGACGACGTTGAACATCTCGTTGAAAACATGCGTAAATCCGATCACGCGCGCAGGCAATTGTTGCAAGACCTTGCCCACGATTTACGTACTCCACTGGCTTCTTTAAAAACGTTCCTTGAAACATTGAAGACGGCAGATAAACGTCTTTCCGAAGAAAAACGTCACGAAGTCGTGTCGTTATGTTTCACCGAAGTCGAATACTTCGGAAACCTGGTTGAAGACTTGTTATTCTTAGCCCAGATCACAGAACCTAAATACTCTTTGGGCACGGAAGAGATTCATTTGATTGAACGCGTGCAGGAACAGATTCACGTCTTTAAAACTCGCTATCCTAAATTGAGCTTTGAAATTCGCACAAACCTAGACCCCGATAAAACCATTGTGATTGGCTCTACCAAGTTGATCGATCGCATGCTTCGTAACGCCTTCGAGAACTCATCATCGTTTGCTAAAGGCAAAGTGATCGTGGATCTACAGCAACAAGGTGCAAAGCTTGTCGTCAGCATTCAAGATGACGGCCCTGGATTTTCTGAGCGCGCTTTGAAAGAATTTGGCTACAAAAAAGCAAGCCGTGTCTTATCCGGAGACTCCGACAATAAGCGAATTTCCGTCGGCATCGGTTCAGTAATCATGCGCGAAATCGTTCAACTGCACTCAGGTGAGTTACGGGCGGAAAACGTCTTGAATCAAGACCAGGTATTAGGCAGCAAAGTCAGCTTCACTTTACCCAGAGTCTAG